The Anolis carolinensis isolate JA03-04 chromosome 2, rAnoCar3.1.pri, whole genome shotgun sequence genome has a window encoding:
- the LOC134296214 gene encoding uncharacterized protein LOC134296214, producing MFKLLTGIIADRIQDYLEEKNILPDEQKGNKWKSRGTKDQLLIDKMILENCKSRKANLHMTWIDYKKAFDSLPHNWIIKCLDAIGISKNVDTFIENMMEHWKTELFVGNESYGLVNIRRGIFQGDSLSPLLFIIAMLPLSTILQKTNLGYQTSKNSHKNEGKADKEKTWLWLTNGTLKKETEGLILAAQEQPIRTNAIKAKIEKSADDPKCRLCKETDETIDHILSCCKKIAQTDYKQRHNYVAQMIHWNLCLKYHLPAVKNWWDHKPAKVLENERAKILWNFRIQTDKVLEHNTPDITVVEKKKVWIIDVTIPGDSRIDKKQQEKLSRYQDLKIELQRLWQKAVQVVPVVMGTLGAVPKDVSRHLETIDIDKITICQLQKATLLGSARII from the coding sequence atgtttaaactactgactggcatcatagctgacagaattcaagactatcttgaagaaaaaaacatcttgccagatgaacagaaaggcaacaaatggaaaagcaggggcacaaaagaccagttattgattgacaaaatgattctggagaactgtaaaagccgaaaagctaatcttcacatgacgtggattgactacaaaaaggcctttgactcactcccacacaactggatcatcaagtgcctggacgccattgggattagtaaaaacgttgacaccttcattgaaaacatgatggagcactggaaaactgaactgtttgttggaaatgaaagctatggacttgtcaacatcaggagaggaattttccaaggagactcattgtcccctctgcttttcattattgccatgctccctctgtcaacaatcttacaaaaaacaaatctcggctatcaaacatctaagaattctcacaaaaatgaaggaaaagctgataaggagaagacctggctatggctcacgaatgggaccctgaaaaaggagacagaaggcctgatccttgcagcccaggagcaacccatcagaacaaatgcaattaaggccaagatagaaaaatcagctgatgacccaaaatgcagactgtgcaaggaaaccgacgaaaccattgatcatattctcagctgctgtaagaaaatcgcacagacagactacaaacagaggcacaactatgtggcccaaatgattcattggaacttatgcctcaagtaccacctcccagcagtaaagaactggtgggatcacaaacctgcaaaagtattggaaaatgagcgcgcaaagatactgtggaacttccgaatccagactgacaaagttctggaacacaacacaccagacatcacagttgtggaaaagaaaaaggtttggatcattgatgtcaccatcccaggtgacagtcgcattgacaaaaaacaacaggaaaaactcagccgctatcaggacctcaagattgaacttcaaagactctggcagaaagcagtgcaggtggtcccggtggtgatgggcacattgggtgccgtgccaaaagatgtcagccggcatttggaaacaatagacattgacaaaattacgatctgccagctgcaaaaggccaccctgctgggatctgcgcgcatcatctga
- the LOC134296215 gene encoding nanos homolog 2-like, whose protein sequence is MGGSNVKGFEPLPLYIKQRLRLQYVAFSVCPHQGRIGTMLSGSAMHVPHYAPSMFREFDRWKDYLSLAKVVTEIIAERKKVPFPSQSWDTMDYDMQLVLNEDNFETASQWVNGSGSSSKSSKGSANGQASQNKEICNFCKHNGESKQVYSSHRLKGMDGTVECPILRKYTCPLCGATGKKAHTLKYCPLSQGKRSLYRKCGRNSAGRKVRR, encoded by the coding sequence atgggagggtccaatgtgaaaggttttgaacccctccccttatatataaaacaaagactccgcctccaatatgtggcattcagtgtgtgtccacaccagggtagaattggcaccatgctctccggatcagccatgcacgtgccacattatgccccttccatgttcagggagtttgacagatggaaggactatctgagccttgcgaaagtggttacggagatcatcgcggaacgcaagaaggtcccgtttccatctcagagttgggacacaatggactacgacatgcagctagtcctcaacgaggacaactttgaaacagcatcacaatgggttaatggaagcggttccagcagcaagagctccaaaggtagtgccaatggccaggcttcccaaaacaaggagatttgcaatttctgcaaacacaacggggaatccaagcaggtctattcgtcccaccggctgaaggggatggacggcaccgtggagtgccccatcttgcgcaaatacacctgtccgctctgcggtgccacgggcaaaaaggcccatactttaaaatactgcccactgagccaagggaagaggtcgctgtatcgcaagtgcggacgcaactcggctggacgcaaggtgaggagataa